A stretch of Oryza brachyantha chromosome 4, ObraRS2, whole genome shotgun sequence DNA encodes these proteins:
- the LOC102712527 gene encoding BTB/POZ and MATH domain-containing protein 2-like → MDIGSHSSHLIAPPSLYLAAMADHRDPAFPAVGGCRLPKTASVSVTESVTAVHDFRVTGYSLIEGLGIGRYVSSSVFTVGGVEWAVRFYPDGSTVTCLGNASAFLYYCGREKEVRARFTLNLLGKDGKLSQVTNAYMKHTFSPASDNWGFIKFAEKSKLQSSPFLHNDCLTIRCLLTVISESHTKDVEVNSVVVPPSTLHVDFENLLNDGEGSDVTFSVCGQLFRAHRCVLAVRSPVFKAELFGPMKENGTQCIKIDDMEPEVFEALLHFIYTDKLPDSCRDGKTATMQHLLVAADRYGVDRLRLICERRLSETIGVETVGTTLVLAEQHHCSQLRQACIGFVASPNMLGPVIESDGFKHLMESCPLLMKEILSKVSHIWIDRSC, encoded by the coding sequence ATGGATATCGGGTCACACAGCAGCCATCTgatcgcgccgccgtccctctacctcgccgccatggccgatcACCGCGACCCGGCTTTCCCCGCGGTAGGCGGCTGCCGCCTGCCGAAGACGGCGTCGGTGAGCGTCACGGAGTCCGTCACCGCGGTCCACGACTTCAGGGTGACGGGGTACTCGCTGATCGAGGGGCTGGGCATCGGCAGGTACGTCAGCTCCTCCGTCTTcaccgtcggcggcgtcgagtGGGCCGTCAGGTTCTACCCGGACGGCTCCACCGTCACCTGCCTCGGGAACGCGTCGGCTTTCCTCTACTACTGCGGCCGGGAGAAGGAGGTCAGGGCCAGGTTCACCCTGAATCTGCTCGGCAAGGACGGGAAACTGTCGCAGGTCACCAACGCCTACATGAAGCACACCTTCTCTCCGGCGAGTGACAATTGGGGATTCATCAAATTCGCCGAGAAATCGAAGCTGCAAAGCTCGCCGTTCCTCCACAACGACTGCTTGACGATCAGGTGCTTGCTGACCGTCATCAGTGAATCTCACACCAAGGATGTTGAGGTGAATTCCGTTGTGGTACCACCTTCCACCCTGCACGTCGATTTTGAGAACTTGCTCAACGATGGTGAAGGATCAGATGTGACATTCAGCGTGTGTGGACAGTTGTTCCGTGCTCACAGATGTGTTCTTGCCGTCCGATCTCCAGTGTTCAAGGCAGAGCTTTTTGGTCCAATGAAGGAAAATGGCACACAATGTATCAAGATCGATGATATGGAGCCTGAGGTTTTTGAGGCTCTCCTTCACTTCATCTACACAGATAAGCTGCCAGATAGCTGCAGAGATGGCAAAACTGCAACAATGCAGCACTTGCTGGTTGCCGCGGATCGGTACGGAGTGGACAGGCTAAGGTTGATTTGTGAGAGGCGGCTTAGTGAAACCATTGGTGTGGAAACAGTGGGAACCACTCTTGTTTTAGCAGAGCAACATCACTGTTCGCAGCTGCGACAGGCTTGCATTGGGTTTGTGGCATCTCCAAACATGCTTGGGCCAGTCATCGAAAGTGATGGATTTAAGCATCTCATGGAGAGCTGCCCATTGCTTATGAAGGAGATTTTGAGCAAGGTTTCACATATTTGGATTGACAGGTCTTGCTGA
- the LOC102712801 gene encoding RNA-binding protein L, with protein sequence MMQQPPPSQPQPGMGGPPPPPQGAAGQPPQWGTIPPPMPHQYGAPPPPQPPAMWGQPPPQAHYGQAPPPQPYYAAAPQQAMPAPAAADEVKTLWIGDLQPWMDESYIFNCFAATGEVQSVKLIRDKQSGQLQGYGFVEFTSRAAADRVLQTYNGQMMPNVEMVFRLNWASAGEKRDDTPDYTIFVGDLAADVTDYLLQETFRVHYPSVKGAKVVTDKMTMRSKGYGFVKFGDPTEQARAMTEMNGMICSSRPMRIGPAANKKTTGVQERVPNAQGAQSENDPNNTTIFVGGLDPNVTEDVLKQVFAPYGEVVHVKIPVGKRCGFVQYVNRPSAEQALAMLQGTLIGGQNVRLSWGRSLSNKQPQHDSNQWGAGAGGYYGGYGQGYEAYGGYAQPQDPNMYGYGAYAGYPNYQQQQVAQQPPQQQ encoded by the exons ATGatgcagcagccgccgccgtcgcagccgCAGCCCGGGATGGggggcccgccgccgccgccgcagggcGCGGCGGGGCAGCCGCCGCAGTGGGGCACGATcccgccgccgatgccgcaCCAgtacggcgcgccgccgccgccgcagccgccggccATGTGGGGGCAGCCCCCGCCGCAGGCGCACTACGGGCAGGCGCCACCCCCCCAACCGTACtacgccgcggcgccgcagcAGGCGATGCCCGCCCCCGCGGCCGCGGACGAGGTGAAGACGCTCTGGATCGGCGACCTGCAGCCCTGGATGGACGAGAGCTACATCTTCAACTGCTTCGCGGCCACCGGGGAG GTTCAATCTGTGAAGCTTATCCGGGACAAACAAAGTGGACAACTTCAGGGTTATGGCTTTGTTGAGTTTACAAGCCGTGCAGCTGCTGATCGAGTTCTTCAGACATATAATGGTCAAATGATGCCAAATGTCGAGATGGTATTCCGATTGAATTGGGCCAGTGCTGGCGAGAAGCGTGATGATACCCCTGACTATACCATTTTTGTTGGGGATCTGGCTGCAGATGTTACAGACTACTTATTACAAGAGACATTCAGGGTCCATTACCCTTCGGTTAAGGGTGCAAAAGTTGTTACTGATAAAATGACAATGCGCTCGAAGGGTTATGGGTTTGTGAAATTTGGTGATCCTACAGAGCAAGCTCGTGCAATGACTGAAATGAATGGCATGATTTGTTCTTCCAGACCGATGCGTATTGGTCCAGCAGCTAATAAGAAAACAACTGGGGTTCAGGAGAGAG TACCAAATGCTCAAGGAGCTCAGTCTGAGAATGATCCTAACAATACCACC ATATTCGTCGGTGGCCTTGACCCCAATGTCACTGAAGATGTATTGAAACAAGTTTTTGCTCCTTATGGAGAAGTGGTCCATGTTAAGATTCCTGTTGGGAAAAGATGTGGCTTTGTACAATATGTTAACAG GCCTTCTGCTGAACAAGCACTGGCAATGCTGCAAGGGACCTTGATTGGTGGACAGAATGTTAGACTTTCGTGGGGTCGAAGCCTTTCGAACAAACAG CCTCAGCATGACTCAAATCAGTGgggtgctggtgctggtggtTACTATGGTGGCTATGGACAAGGTTATGAAGCTTATGGTGGGTATGCACAACCTCAGGATCCTAACATGTATGGTTATGGAGCTTATGCTGGTTATCCCAACTACCAACAGCAACAAGTAGCACAGCAGCCACCTCAGCAACAG TGA
- the LOC102713071 gene encoding uncharacterized protein LOC102713071 gives MARPKRTKPPPPPSPRAKAAAAHPSPSPSLPEALLLATVYMVGMPVEVQVRDGSVYAGVFHTASVDGGYGVVIKKARKIANGKDDANISLGAFVDTLVVLPGDLVQVIAKDFSLPTKDVCITPVCDMVGVAASASVKPQNSHVNVLPLKEDKKCSMPGQESDISIGKSTPGPRRSCNELMGSSFVGSKDGNAINAVLTTPTMASDVKVSPPASSAAKTAMPSKPIAKESKLNPCARVFSPSFASSRPVLAAAPPVNSIYISNSVAGVPTGLPVFETNSVSGGPSLSTKFVHYNNLAPANYAISPQYIQSTMGHNVTRLDPARIGTPYHPMQVGHACISPSPQPVAGGKFNHVVYVHPFSQDVMHGTPVISQGWSLPASLNSHQASPQKFQGTTPVYVAPPVMATGNLPLVVPSPAPLVQPFQVARPIMVPAASSMVPGKYM, from the exons aTGGCCCGCCCCAAGAGgacgaagccgccgccgccgccctcgcctagggccaaggcggcggcggcgcatccgtcgccgtcgccgtccctcCCCGAGGCGCTGCTGCTCGCGACGGTGTACATGGTCGGCATGCCCGTCGAGGTCCAGGTCCGCGACGGATCCGTCTACGCGGGCGTCTTCCACACCGCCTCCGTCGACGGCGGATACG GTGTTGTGATAAAGAAAGCACGAAAGATCGCTAACGGGAAGGATGATGCCAATATTTCTCTAGGAGCTTTTGTAGATACTCTCGTTGTTCTCCCAGGTGATCTTGTTCAAGTCATTGCAAAG GATTTTTCACTCCCAACAAAAGATGTGTGCATAACTCCTGTTTGTGATATGGTCGGGGTTGCAGCTAGTGCATCTGTGAAGCCTCAAAATTCACATGTGAATGTGTTGCCACTGAA AGAGGATAAAAAGTGCAGCATGCCAGGTCAGGAGAGCGACATCTCCATTGGAAAAAGTACTCCAG GGCCACGTCGCTCTTGTAATGAGTTAATGGGTTCTTCATTTGTTGGATCAAAAGATGGAAATGCTATAAATGCAGTTTTGACTACACCCACAATGGCTTCAGATGTGAAAGTCTCTCCTCCAGCCAGTTCAGCTGCTAAAACTGCCATGCCGAGCAAACCCATTGCTAAG GAATCCAAACTCAACCCATGTGCTAGGGTCTTCTCTCCTTCTTTTGCAAGTTCCAGACCAGTACTTGCAGCTGCACCCCCGGTTAACTCAATCTACATCTCAAACTCTGTAGCTGGAGTTCCAACTGGTTTACCTGTATTTGAAACTAACTCAGTGTCAGGCGGTCCATCTCTGTCCACAAAGTTTGTACATTATAATAACCTGGCTCCCGCCAACTATGCTATTTCACCTCAATATATTCAGTCA ACCATGGGGCATAATGTGACCAGGCTAGATCCTGCTAGAATTGGTACACCTTATCATCCCATGCAAGTGGGGCACGCTTGCATTAGTCCTAGTCCTCAGCCT GTTGCTGGTGGGAAGTTTAATCATGTTGTTTATGTACACCCATTTTCTCAG GATGTAATGCACGGAACACCTGTTATTTCCCAAGGATGGTCTCTTCCTGCATCGTTGAACTCACATCAAGCTAGCCCCCAGAAGTTTCAAG GCACAACCCCTGTATATGTAGCTCCACCTGTCATGGCAACTGGGAACCTGCCATTGGTGGTACCAAGCCCTGCACCGCTTGTGCAGCCATTCCAGGTCGCTCGTCCCATCATGGTTCCTGCTGCAAGCAGCATGGTTCCAGGcaaatacatgtaa
- the LOC102713349 gene encoding uncharacterized protein LOC102713349 has product MTSEGNKTVTPNEPPTMEQASSSGAKRKRGCSQSYEYGMHESLRSSQPIQSVNTDHNASVRSSRPRDSTNLLKTSLSQASNHSGAPLQGNSVKDDIVGKYFVGKMSKKFPGFSLITVKVKDNQVLKGWIPDENNLRPITPKDDLAPDLPMLRPSQVRKRPSNIYRQAAGQDVTFAKPLQMRRPDEKSVAK; this is encoded by the coding sequence ATGACATCTGAAGGGAACAAAACTGTCACACCTAATGAACCACCAACCATGGAGCAGGCATCCAGTTCTGGTGCTAAGCGTAAGCGTGGTTGCTCACAGAGCTATGAGTATGGTATGCATGAATCACTGCGTAGCTCACAGCCCATTCAGAGTGTGAATACAGATCACAATGCATCAGTTAGATCCAGTAGACCTAGAGATTCTACCAATCTGCTTAAGACTTCTCTAAGCCAAGCCTCCAATCACAGTGGTGCTCCCTTGCAAGGTAATTCAGTCAAAGATGATATCGTTGGCAAGTATTTTGTTGGTAAGATGTCCAAAAAATTTCCTGGGTTTTCTCTGATTACGGTGAAAGTGAAGGACAATCAGGTTCTCAAAGGCTGGATTCCAGATGAAAATAACCTCCGCCCAATAACCCCGAAAGATGATCTTGCCCCAGATCTTCCTATGCTTCGACCAAGTCAAGTTCGAAAGAGGCCATCTAATATTTACAGGCAAGCTGCTGGTCAGGATGTTACATTTGCAAAGCCTCTACAGATGAGGAGGCCTGATGAGAAATCTGTCGCTAAGTGA
- the LOC102722575 gene encoding chloroplastic lipocalin has translation MALPRAALLLGSPYSLVAAPNPARPSSRRKCSPAGRNNFRCSLHDKAPLNTHGVSTRLLSCLAASLVFISPPCQAIPAEAFARPKLCQIADVAAIDKDAVPLKFDSPSDEGSIELMMRGMTAKNFDPIRYSGRWFEVASLKRGFAGQGQEDCHCTQGVYSFDEKSRSIQVDTFCVHGGPDGYITGIRGRVQCLSQEDMANAETDLERQEMIQGKCFLRFPTLPFIPKEPYDVLATDYDNYAVVSGAKDTSFIQIYSRTPNPGPEFIEKYKSYTADFGYDPSKIKDTPQDCETMSMDQLGQMMSMPGMSEALTNQFPDLKLNAPVAFNPFTSVFETLKKLVELYFK, from the exons ATGGCTCTCCCGCGGGCGGCGCTGCTGTTGGGCTCCCCCTATTCTCTTGTTGCGGCGCCAAACCCTGCTCGCCCTTCTTCCAG GAGAAAATGTAGCCCTGCTGGAAGAAATAATTTCAGGTGTTCTCTGCATGACAAGGCGCCATTGAACACTCATGGAGTATCCACACGGTTGCTCTCATGCCTTGCTGCTTCTCTTGTTTTCATCTCTCCACCTTGTCAG GCTATCCCTGCAGAGGCCTTTGCACGACCAAAATTGTGCCAGATTGCAGACGTAGCTGCCATCGACAAAGATGCGGTTCCTCTGAAATTCGATAGCCCTTCAGATGAGGGAAGCATAGAGTTGATGATGAGGGGCATGACTGCCAAGAACTTCGATCCAATTCGCTACTCCGGAAGATGGTTCGAAGTAGCCTCACTGAAACGTGGGTTTGCTGGTCAGGGGCAAGAGGACTGTCATTGTACTCAG GGGGTGTACTCATTTGATGAGAAATCACGCTCAATTCAGGTGGACACATTTTGTGTCCATGGTGGACCTGATGGCTACATCACGGGTATCCGGGGGAGGGTGCAATGCCTGTCCCAAGAGGACATGGCGAATGCTGAGACAGATCTCGAAAGGCAGGAGATGATCCAAGGGAAGTGTTTTCTCCGTTTCCCGACACTGCCATTCATACCCAAGGAACCTTATGATGTGCTTGCAACCGATTATGACAATTACGCCGTTGTGTCTGGTGCTAAAGACACGAGCTTTATTCAG ATATATTCAAGAACACCAAACCCTGGACCAGAATTCATTGAGAAGTACAAGTCCTACACAGCCGACTTCGGTTATGATCCAAGCAAGATCAAGGACACCCCGCAGGATTGCGAGACCATGTCCATGGACCAGCTTGGCCAGATGATGTCAATGCCTGGCATGAGCGAGGCCTTGACGAATCAGTTCCCAGATCTGAAGCTGAATGCACCAGTCGCATTTAACCCGTTTACAAGTGTGTTTGAAACCCTGAAAAAGCTCGTAGAACTGTACTTCAAGTAA